The following proteins come from a genomic window of Diprion similis isolate iyDipSimi1 chromosome 8, iyDipSimi1.1, whole genome shotgun sequence:
- the LOC124409234 gene encoding toll-like receptor Tollo, which yields MTRCLFAASVGLAVVGFLLVGAAARSITTLEAPRGCEWRKEGDGEAEGDTEALLCRLRTIASAPALVGNLSSIQAESVRSLGLECSDVLFFESQLDGPHGFLGPLPRLQELRVEYCKIRHLPGGVFASMHSLRRLALRTHNSDWSAMTLELHRDALRGLPELRHLDLAENNIWILPAELLCPVQSLASLNVTRNKLQDVMSLGLSEWATPCAPNLEVLDLSGNDLGALPDSALSGLRSLTVLKLQDNVIAAVGDHALTGLTSLQSLNVSSNKLVALPPELFSNSRDLRELILSNNSLAVLAPGLLEGLDQLQSLDLSSNELTSQWVNRDTFARLVRLVVLDVSFNSLTRIDSHVFADLYSLQVLKLEHNEIDTLTEGCFGSLRNLHSLTLSHNRITRLDPVHTVGLTALGQLFLDSNNLRAIHPRAFVNLTDLQDLSLSGNSLNDIPDAVRELRALKTLDLGNNHVSRIDNESFAGLDQLYGLRLVDNKLENVSREAFASLPALQVLNLASNTIRHVEQSAFANNPVLRAIRLDGNQLTEIRGAFTSLSTLVWLNVSDNKLLWFDYSYLPSSLEWLDMHANQVSELGNYYMVRSTLRIKMLDASYNLITEISDANVPDSVETLFLNNNKIHNVAPKTFLQKTYLEKVVLYGNEIRHLERSALGLQPVPGDRELPMFYIGDNPIFCDCNMEWLPAVNELARQRQHPRIMDLDSVTCEMSHARASPRRPLLSLKPRDFLCHYETHCFALCHCCDFDACDCEMTCPDNCSCYHDHSWSSNVVDCSNAGYNHVPERIPMDATEIYLDGNELGDLGSHVFLGKRRLEVLYLNNSGIAALHNRTFVGAGALKVLHLEGNALRELRGHEFDQLERVAELYLDHNAIATVGNDTFTKLKGLEVLRLDNNRIVDFPPWTALPGAGSGVRVALEGNAWSCECANAALLRTWLTQHPGDSEKMYCRDGAETIAQAMQRCGDPATEAVSRGAQDSPILGGNFVPLLAGALVAVIAVCLFVALAFAFRQDVRLWAHARYGLRLGKATPPPDEERDRLFDGYIVYSGRDEDFVSRCLAAELEQSGLALCLHWRDLPPARPQEAVPPAAAAARRIIIVFSPVFLSGEWQHPEFRSALRAALEGIRPSCRRRRVVILLAAEPPTCDPELQLLLQTCTVIVWGEKRFWEKLRFAMPDSEKRRDGKKVAGDRNRAPARYTAAPSAPSAVDAWSKPNGSLVVPVHAPTPTPTQSTYVSSASSRTEDEDSGAEHQHHGGYSALHTSNARPPSLSSRGSHLYSTIPEPPGPNGVGGPTATVAIPPAPVPTNPRTYFV from the coding sequence ATGACTCGCTGCCTCTTCGCCGCCTCCGTCGGCCTGGCGGTGGTCGGCTTCCTCCTCGTCGGCGCGGCGGCACGGAGTATAACGACGCTGGAGGCCCCGCGGGGCTGCGAGTGGCGCAAGGAAGGCGATGGCGAGGCCGAGGGCGATACCGAGGCGCTGCTCTGCCGTCTTAGGACGATAGCCTCGGCGCCGGCACTGGTGGGCAACCTCTCCTCGATCCAGGCGGAGTCGGTGAGGTCGTTGGGCCTCGAGTGCAGCGACGTCCTCTTCTTCGAGAGCCAGCTTGACGGGCCGCACGGGTTCCTGGGGCCGCTGCCGCGGCTGCAGGAGCTGCGCGTCGAGTATTGCAAGATAAGACACCTGCCGGGCGGCGTCTTCGCCTCGATGCACTCGCTGCGGCGGCTCGCCCTCAGGACCCACAACAGCGATTGGTCCGCGATGACTCTCGAGCTCCACCGGGACGCGTTGCGCGGTCTTCCGGAGCTAAGACACCTCGACCTAGCCGAGAACAACATATGGATCCTACCAGCCGAGCTCCTCTGCCCCGTCCAGAGCCTCGCGAGCCTCAACGTGACGCGCAACAAGTTGCAGGACGTCATGTCCCTCGGGCTTTCCGAGTGGGCGACACCCTGCGCCCCGAACCTCGAGGTCCTGGACCTCAGCGGAAACGACCTCGGAGCTCTGCCCGATAGCGCTTTGAGCGGTCTGCGCAGTTTGACCGTTCTCAAGCTCCAGGACAACGTCATTGCGGCCGTTGGGGATCACGCGCTTACGGGACTCACGTCCCTTCAGTCCCTCAACGTCTCGAGCAACAAGCTCGTCGCCCTTCCTCCCGAGCTCTTCTCCAACAGCCGTGATCTACGGGAGCTCATTCTCAGCAACAACTCACTCGCCGTTCTCGCCCCCGGACTGCTCGAGGGACTCGATCAGCTGCAGTCCCTCGATCTTAGCTCGAACGAGCTCACCAGCCAGTGGGTTAATCGCGACACCTTCGCCAGACTCGTCAGGCTCGTTGTTCTCGACGTTTCGTTCAACTCCCTGACTCGCATCGACTCCCACGTCTTCGCCGACCTCTATAGTCTCCAGGTGCTCAAGCTCGAGCATAACGAAATCGACACCCTGACCGAGGGCTGCTTCGGATCGCTGAGAAATCTTCACTCCCTTACTCTTTCTCACAACAGAATCACACGCCTCGATCCTGTGCACACGGTCGGGCTGACCGCCCTGGGACAGCTCTTCCTCGACAGCAACAACCTCCGCGCTATTCACCCTCGGGCTTTCGTCAATCTGACCGACCTTCAGGACCTGTCCCTCAGCGGTAATTCGCTCAACGATATTCCCGACGCTGTGCGCGAGCTGAGAGCGCTCAAGACCCTCGACCTCGGCAACAACCACGTGTCGAGAATCGACAACGAGTCTTTCGCCGGGCTGGACCAGCTGTACGGTCTTCGTCTGGTCGACAACAAACTGGAGAACGTGTCTCGCGAGGCGTTCGCGTCCCTGCCGGCTCTCCAGGTCTTGAACCTCGCCAGCAACACGATAAGACACGTGGAGCAGAGCGCGTTCGCGAACAACCCGGTCCTCAGGGCTATCCGACTGGACGGTAACCAGCTGACGGAGATTCGCGGCGCGTTCACGAGCCTCTCGACCCTCGTGTGGCTAAACGTGTCGGATAACAAGCTGCTGTGGTTCGACTACAGCTACTTACCCTCGAGTCTCGAATGGCTCGACATGCACGCGAACCAGGTTAGCGAGCTGGGAAACTACTACATGGTCCGCAGCACTCTCCGTATAAAGATGCTCGACGCCAGCTACAACCTGATCACCGAGATATCCGACGCCAACGTGCCGGACAGCGTGGAAACCCTATTcctcaacaacaacaagatcCACAACGTAGCGCCGAAGACCTTCCTGCAGAAGACCTACCTCGAGAAGGTCGTCCTCTACGGCAACGAAATACGACACCTCGAGCGCAGCGCCCTTGGCCTTCAGCCCGTCCCGGGTGACCGGGAGTTACCGATGTTCTACATTGGCGACAATCCGATATTCTGCGACTGCAACATGGAGTGGCTGCCGGCCGTTAACGAGCTCGCCAGACAGCGGCAGCATCCCAGGATAATGGACCTCGACTCGGTCACCTGCGAGATGTCCCACGCCCGGGCGTCGCCTCGGCGACCTCTTCTCTCCCTAAAACCGAGGGACTTTTTGTGCCACTACGAGACCCACTGCTTCGCCCTCTGTCACTGCTGCGACTTCGATGCCTGCGACTGCGAGATGACATGCCCGGACAACTGTTCCTGCTACCACGACCACAGCTGGTCCAGCAACGTGGTCGACTGCTCGAACGCCGGGTACAACCACGTGCCGGAGAGGATACCGATGGACGCGACGGAGATTTACCTGGACGGTAACGAGCTCGGGGACCTTGGGAGTCACGTGTTCCTGGGAAAAAGGAGACTCGAGGTTCTCTACCTCAACAACAGCGGTATCGCGGCCCTCCACAATCGCACCTTCGTCGGCGCGGGCGCTCTGAAGGTTCTTCACTTGGAGGGCAACGCCCTCCGCGAGTTACGGGGCCACGAATTCGACCAGCTGGAACGAGTCGCCGAGCTCTATCTGGACCACAACGCCATAGCCACCGTGGGCAATGACACCTTCACCAAACTCAAAGGCCTGGAGGTTCTACGTCTGGACAACAACCGCATCGTCGACTTTCCCCCGTGGACGGCGCTCCCCGGCGCCGGATCTGGGGTCAGGGTGGCTCTCGAGGGTAACGCCTGGAGCTGCGAGTGTGCGAACGCCGCGCTCCTTCGCACCTGGCTCACCCAGCACCCGGGTGATTCGGAGAAGATGTACTGCCGGGACGGCGCCGAGACGATAGCTCAGGCCATGCAGCGCTGCGGTGATCCCGCTACGGAGGCGGTGAGCCGCGGGGCCCAGGACAGTCCGATATTGGGGGGAAATTTCGTTCCCCTACTGGCGGGTGCCCTGGTGGCGGTGATAGCCGTCTGCCTCTTCGTCGCCCTGGCCTTCGCCTTCCGTCAGGACGTCAGACTTTGGGCTCACGCGCGATACGGTCTAAGACTCGGCAAAGCTACACCGCCCCCGGACGAGGAACGGGATCGTCTTTTCGACGGTTACATAGTGTACAGCGGAAGGGACGAGGATTTCGTGTCGCGTTGCCTGGCGGCGGAACTGGAGCAGTCGGGGCTCGCGCTGTGCCTCCATTGGCGGGATCTTCCGCCGGCGAGGCCCCAGGAGGCCGTACCACCGGCCGCGGCTGCGGCGAGACGGATTATAATCGTGTTCTCGCCGGTCTTCCTGTCCGGGGAATGGCAGCATCCCGAATTCCGTTCGGCGTTACGGGCCGCCCTGGAGGGCATCAGACCCAGCTGCAGGCGGAGACGCGTCGTGATTCTGCTCGCGGCCGAGCCGCCGACCTGCGACCCGGAGCTCCAGCTGCTCCTGCAGACCTGCACGGTTATCGTATGGGGAGAGAAGCGGTTCTGGGAGAAGCTCCGCTTCGCCATGCCCGACTCGGAGAAACGGAGGGACGGGAAGAAGGTCGCCGGCGACAGGAACCGGGCCCCGGCTCGTTACACGGCCGCCCCGTCCGCGCCGTCCGCCGTTGATGCATGGTCGAAGCCGAACGGAAGCCTCGTCGTCCCCGTCCACGCCCCGACTCCGACCCCCACGCAGTCGACGTACGTCAGTTCGGCATCGAGCAGAACCGAGGACGAGGACAGCGGCGCCGAGCACCAGCACCACGGCGGCTACAGCGCCCTCCACACGAGCAACGCGAGGCCCCCTAGTCTATCCTCGCGGGGCAGCCATCTCTACAGCACGATACCCGAGCCCCCCGGGCCCAACGGCGTTGGGGGCCCAACGGCGACCGTCGCCATTCCCCCAGCCCCCGTTCCAACGAACCCCAGGACATACTTCGTCTAG